In one window of Dyella thiooxydans DNA:
- a CDS encoding HNH endonuclease, giving the protein MLMEVPLRADLHSTRVLSLDASGRILDWISWQDAACLYVREAVAWTLGEPCLTVHGGINRALGTQSTLDLHPIIASTGHCRDHAIDPAPALTNTALFARDRHLCLYCGNHYSRGELTRDHVQPVSKGGRDEWENVVSACLACNLRKANRTPQQAHMPLLAVPYRPSWVEHLILSNRNILADQMEFLVNHLPRDRRAAHA; this is encoded by the coding sequence ATGCTGATGGAAGTGCCGCTTCGGGCCGATCTGCATTCGACCCGGGTACTGTCGCTGGACGCCTCCGGCCGGATCCTCGACTGGATCAGCTGGCAGGATGCGGCTTGCCTCTACGTCCGCGAGGCCGTGGCGTGGACCCTCGGCGAACCCTGCCTGACCGTCCACGGCGGCATCAACCGCGCACTGGGCACGCAGAGCACGCTGGACCTGCACCCGATCATCGCCAGCACCGGACACTGCCGCGACCACGCCATCGATCCGGCCCCGGCGCTCACCAACACGGCGCTGTTCGCCCGCGACCGCCACCTCTGCCTGTATTGCGGCAACCACTACAGCCGCGGCGAGCTGACCCGCGACCACGTGCAGCCGGTCTCCAAGGGCGGGCGCGACGAGTGGGAAAACGTGGTCAGCGCCTGCCTGGCCTGCAACCTGCGCAAGGCCAACCGCACGCCGCAGCAGGCGCACATGCCGCTGCTGGCGGTGCCCTACCGGCCGAGCTGGGTGGAGCACCTGATCCTGTCCAACCGCAACATCCTGGCCGACCAGATGGAATTCCTGGTCAACCACCTGCCGCGCGACCGCCGGGCCGCGCACGCCTGA
- a CDS encoding GNAT family N-acetyltransferase, which produces MNEPSLLIRLAEDDDDFILGLVPRFVQFDLPAWRRRHECIEGIRRDIAHHLDDQPPNSFLFVAEDADGERVGFLHLQKTQDFFTGRTNCHISDVAVAPGHERQGIGRALLQHAEEWAREHRCALVTLAVFPGNDGARALYEAAGYGTDLLRMAKPVG; this is translated from the coding sequence ATGAACGAGCCCTCCCTCCTGATCCGCCTGGCCGAGGACGACGACGACTTCATCCTCGGCCTGGTCCCGCGCTTCGTCCAGTTCGACCTGCCGGCCTGGCGGCGGCGGCACGAATGCATCGAAGGCATCCGCCGCGACATCGCACATCACCTGGACGACCAGCCGCCGAACAGCTTCCTGTTCGTGGCCGAGGATGCCGACGGCGAGCGGGTCGGCTTCCTGCACCTGCAGAAGACCCAGGACTTCTTCACCGGCCGCACCAACTGCCACATCTCCGACGTGGCGGTGGCGCCGGGCCACGAGCGCCAGGGGATCGGACGCGCCCTGCTGCAGCATGCCGAGGAGTGGGCACGCGAGCACCGCTGCGCGCTGGTCACACTGGCCGTATTCCCCGGCAACGACGGGGCACGCGCGTTGTACGAGGCGGCCGGCTATGGCACCGACCTGCTGCGCATGGCCAAGCCGGTGGGCTGA
- the prmC gene encoding peptide chain release factor N(5)-glutamine methyltransferase yields the protein MTEIRHALGDAARRLGDRVDAEVLLQHVLRRPPSWLIAHADDVLSLGDEQAFVELVRRRLAGEPVAYITGRRGFWSLELEVTPATLIPRPETELLVELALARLPDDRAAGVADLGTGSGAIALAIGTERPHARVLAVDASAAALEVAQRNARRLCIPNVRFVEGDWLAPLAGLRFDLVVSNPPYIEADDPHLSRGDLRFEPASALASGTDGLDDIRRIVADARDVLEPGGWLLFEHGWNQGEDCRALLQAAGYREVFTAQDLEQRDRVSGGRR from the coding sequence ATGACTGAAATCCGCCATGCCCTGGGCGATGCCGCGCGTCGTCTCGGCGATCGCGTCGATGCCGAGGTGCTGTTGCAGCACGTGCTGCGACGTCCGCCGAGCTGGCTGATCGCACATGCCGACGACGTGCTGTCGCTGGGCGACGAGCAGGCGTTCGTCGAACTCGTGCGCCGGCGCCTCGCCGGCGAGCCGGTGGCCTATATCACCGGCCGGCGCGGATTCTGGTCGCTGGAGCTGGAGGTCACTCCGGCCACGCTGATCCCTCGGCCGGAGACCGAACTGCTGGTCGAGCTGGCGCTGGCGCGACTGCCGGATGATCGTGCCGCCGGCGTTGCCGACCTCGGCACCGGCAGCGGTGCGATCGCCCTGGCGATCGGCACGGAGCGGCCGCATGCGCGCGTCCTCGCGGTGGATGCGAGCGCGGCCGCACTCGAGGTGGCCCAGCGCAACGCGCGAAGGCTGTGCATCCCCAACGTTCGCTTCGTCGAGGGCGACTGGCTGGCACCGCTGGCCGGGCTGCGTTTCGACCTGGTCGTGTCCAACCCGCCGTACATCGAGGCGGATGATCCGCATCTGTCCCGGGGCGACCTGCGCTTCGAGCCGGCCAGCGCACTGGCCTCGGGTACCGACGGCCTGGACGACATCCGGCGCATCGTGGCCGACGCCCGCGACGTGCTGGAACCCGGCGGCTGGCTGTTGTTCGAGCACGGCTGGAACCAGGGCGAAGACTGTCGCGCACTGCTGCAGGCGGCCGGCTATCGCGAGGTGTTCACCGCGCAGGATCTGGAGCAGCGCGACCGCGTCAGCGGTGGGCGGCGCTGA
- a CDS encoding low affinity iron permease family protein encodes MADSKLFRRFAAATSRAAGKPAAFITATLIIVVWALTGPLFGFGDTWQLVINTGTTIITFLMVFLIQNTQNRDSAALQIKLDELIRSSRAHNALLALEELDDATLDRIRRHYSRLAERDRSELGNVEEALGDEDDEI; translated from the coding sequence ATGGCCGATTCCAAGCTGTTCCGCCGGTTCGCCGCGGCCACCTCGCGGGCCGCCGGCAAGCCTGCCGCCTTCATCACGGCCACGCTGATCATCGTGGTCTGGGCCCTCACCGGGCCGCTGTTCGGCTTCGGCGACACCTGGCAACTGGTGATCAACACCGGCACCACGATCATCACCTTCCTGATGGTGTTCCTGATCCAGAACACCCAGAACCGGGACTCGGCGGCGCTGCAGATCAAGCTGGACGAGCTGATCCGCTCCAGTCGGGCGCACAACGCCCTGCTGGCGCTGGAGGAGCTGGACGATGCGACACTCGACCGCATCCGCCGTCACTACAGCCGGCTGGCCGAACGCGACCGCAGCGAGCTGGGCAACGTGGAGGAGGCCCTCGGCGACGAGGACGACGAGATCTGA
- a CDS encoding DUF3309 family protein, with the protein MLVTILVVLLVLALIGGLPTWGYSRSWGYGPSGVLGVILAILLVLWLLGRI; encoded by the coding sequence ATGCTCGTCACCATTCTCGTCGTGCTGCTTGTGCTGGCCCTGATCGGTGGCCTGCCGACCTGGGGATATTCGCGCAGTTGGGGCTACGGTCCCTCGGGCGTGCTCGGGGTGATTCTGGCCATCCTGCTGGTGCTGTGGTTGCTTGGCCGGATCTGA
- the oxyR gene encoding DNA-binding transcriptional regulator OxyR — protein MNLRDLQYLVALAEHRHFGRAAEACFVSQPTLSTQIRKLEDELGVSLVERTPRKVLLTEVGSEIATRAREVLNEVDQIRAVARRTRDPESGTVRLGIFPTLGPYLLPHAVPMVREAFPKLELLLVEEKTEVILRLLREGKLDVGILALPLHEDSLHVEFLFEEPFVLAVPQSHALARRQGQLKLADLSNESLLLLEDGHCLRDQALEVCHLAGAGERNGFRATSLETLRQMVSAEVGITLLPVLAVKPPVAQSGNLRLIEFKAPPPSRRLAMVWRKSSAMDGFLTRLAEVFKRLPADLLDTRTAVTPSAIATTRAPAPRSAA, from the coding sequence ATGAACCTGCGCGACCTGCAATACCTCGTGGCGCTGGCCGAGCATCGCCACTTCGGTCGCGCCGCGGAGGCGTGTTTCGTCAGCCAGCCCACGCTGTCCACCCAGATCCGGAAGCTGGAGGACGAACTCGGCGTGTCGCTGGTCGAGCGCACGCCCCGCAAAGTGCTGCTGACCGAGGTCGGCAGCGAAATCGCCACCCGCGCCCGTGAAGTGCTCAACGAAGTCGATCAGATCCGCGCGGTCGCCCGACGCACCCGCGATCCCGAGTCCGGCACGGTGCGGCTGGGCATCTTCCCCACCCTTGGCCCCTACCTGCTGCCCCATGCGGTACCGATGGTGCGCGAAGCCTTTCCCAAGCTCGAGCTGCTGCTGGTAGAGGAGAAGACCGAAGTGATCCTGCGCTTGCTGCGCGAAGGCAAGCTCGACGTCGGCATCCTCGCCCTGCCGCTGCACGAGGACAGCCTGCATGTCGAGTTCCTGTTCGAGGAGCCGTTCGTGCTGGCGGTACCGCAGTCGCACGCGCTGGCACGCCGGCAGGGACAGCTCAAGCTGGCCGACCTGTCCAATGAGAGCCTGCTGCTGCTGGAAGATGGCCACTGCCTGCGCGACCAGGCGCTGGAGGTCTGCCACCTGGCCGGCGCCGGCGAGCGCAACGGCTTCCGCGCCACCAGCCTGGAAACGCTGCGCCAGATGGTCTCGGCCGAAGTCGGCATCACCCTGCTGCCGGTGCTCGCAGTGAAACCGCCGGTGGCCCAGTCGGGAAACCTGCGGCTGATCGAGTTCAAGGCGCCGCCGCCCAGCCGCCGCCTCGCCATGGTGTGGCGCAAGAGTTCGGCGATGGATGGCTTCCTTACCCGCCTGGCCGAGGTGTTCAAGCGGTTGCCGGCGGATCTGCTCGATACGCGCACGGCCGTGACGCCGTCCGCCATCGCGACGACGAGAGCGCCGGCACCACGCTCCGCGGCATGA
- the dxs gene encoding 1-deoxy-D-xylulose-5-phosphate synthase, whose product MIDLSRYPHLAPIATPVDLRRVPEEELPAVADELRQYLIEAVASSGGHFGAGLGVVELTVALHHVFDTPRDRLVWDVGHQCYPHKILTGRRDRITTIKKKDGLAPFPRREESEYDTFGVGHSSTSISAALGMAIAAQRRGDDRKFVAVIGDGAMTAGMAFEALNHGGDVEPNMLVVFNDNGMSISENVGALTKMMARAMASHTLNAWRERAKRAIPKQSLMGRFFKRWEEHAKGMFVPSTLFEELGFHYTGPIDGHDLPALLHALRTVKDLPGPQLLHVITTKGKGYAPAEQAQIEYHAVGPFDPQAGLAKKSAPAKPTYTDVFSDWLCDQAAADERLMGITPAMREGSGLVRFSKEYPERYFDVAIAEQHAVTLAAGMACEGAKPVVAIYSTFLQRAYDQAIHDVALQNLDVTFAIDRAGVVGPDGATHAGSFDLSFLRCLPNMVIMAPADENECRTMLSTGFAYEGPAAVRYPRGTGPGAALRPELDTLPIGKAELRRRGRGLALLSFGAMLAPAAVVAAELDATLINMRFVKPLDEAMLVELAKTHDAFVTLEDNAVAGGAGSAVAECLAAHGITLPILHLGLPDVYLEHGSREEVLSMAGLDLPSIRNAIRARFPNLVATSASAG is encoded by the coding sequence ATGATCGACCTGTCCCGCTATCCCCACCTGGCGCCCATCGCCACGCCCGTCGACCTGCGCCGCGTTCCCGAGGAGGAGCTGCCGGCCGTCGCCGACGAGCTGCGCCAGTACCTGATCGAAGCCGTGGCCAGCTCCGGCGGCCACTTCGGCGCGGGCCTGGGCGTGGTCGAGCTGACCGTGGCCCTGCACCACGTGTTCGACACGCCGCGCGACCGGCTGGTCTGGGACGTCGGCCACCAGTGCTACCCGCACAAGATCCTCACCGGCCGCCGCGACCGCATCACCACGATCAAGAAGAAGGACGGCCTGGCGCCGTTCCCGCGTCGCGAGGAGAGCGAATACGACACCTTTGGCGTCGGCCACTCGTCCACCTCGATCTCGGCCGCGCTCGGCATGGCGATCGCCGCGCAGCGGCGCGGCGACGACCGCAAGTTCGTGGCGGTGATCGGCGACGGCGCGATGACCGCCGGCATGGCCTTCGAGGCGCTCAACCACGGCGGCGACGTCGAGCCGAACATGCTGGTGGTGTTCAACGACAACGGCATGTCGATCAGCGAGAACGTCGGTGCGCTGACCAAGATGATGGCGCGCGCCATGGCCAGCCACACGCTCAACGCGTGGCGCGAGCGGGCCAAGCGGGCGATTCCCAAGCAGTCGCTGATGGGCCGCTTCTTCAAGCGCTGGGAAGAACACGCCAAGGGCATGTTCGTGCCCTCCACGCTGTTCGAGGAGCTGGGCTTCCACTACACCGGCCCGATCGACGGCCACGACCTGCCTGCGCTGCTGCACGCGCTGCGCACGGTAAAGGACCTGCCCGGCCCGCAGCTGCTGCACGTGATCACCACCAAGGGCAAGGGCTACGCCCCGGCCGAACAGGCGCAGATCGAATACCACGCGGTCGGCCCGTTCGATCCGCAGGCCGGCCTGGCGAAGAAGTCCGCCCCGGCCAAGCCCACCTACACCGACGTGTTCAGCGACTGGCTGTGCGACCAGGCGGCGGCCGACGAACGGCTGATGGGCATCACCCCGGCGATGCGCGAAGGCTCGGGCCTGGTGCGGTTCTCGAAGGAATACCCGGAGCGCTACTTCGACGTGGCGATCGCCGAGCAGCACGCGGTGACGCTCGCCGCCGGCATGGCCTGCGAGGGCGCCAAGCCGGTGGTGGCGATCTACTCCACCTTCCTGCAGCGCGCCTACGACCAGGCGATCCACGACGTGGCGCTGCAGAATCTCGATGTCACCTTCGCGATCGACCGCGCCGGCGTGGTCGGGCCGGATGGCGCCACCCACGCGGGCAGCTTCGACCTGTCGTTCCTTCGCTGCCTGCCGAACATGGTGATCATGGCCCCGGCCGACGAGAACGAGTGCCGCACGATGCTCTCCACCGGCTTCGCCTACGAAGGCCCGGCCGCGGTGCGCTATCCGCGCGGCACCGGCCCCGGCGCCGCACTGCGGCCGGAGCTGGACACGCTGCCGATCGGCAAGGCCGAGCTGCGCCGCCGCGGCCGCGGACTGGCGCTGCTCTCGTTCGGCGCGATGCTGGCGCCGGCCGCCGTGGTCGCTGCCGAACTGGACGCCACCCTAATCAACATGCGCTTCGTCAAACCGCTTGACGAGGCCATGCTGGTGGAACTGGCGAAGACCCACGACGCCTTCGTCACGCTGGAGGACAACGCCGTCGCCGGCGGTGCCGGCTCGGCGGTCGCCGAGTGCCTGGCCGCACACGGCATCACCCTGCCGATCCTCCACCTGGGCCTGCCCGACGTGTACCTCGAGCACGGCAGCCGCGAGGAAGTGCTCAGCATGGCCGGGCTGGATCTGCCCTCGATCCGCAACGCCATCCGCGCGCGCTTTCCAAATCTGGTAGCCACCAGCGCCAGCGCCGGCTGA
- a CDS encoding M1 family metallopeptidase, translating into MRLLRPLLFTALAASCSAAFAAGGDAVPHGLLPTWAVPQSYQLAFKVDPHQKDFSGHTVIKVKLTQASDHVWLHGADLTVSKVRLTDAAGKTTMAKYVAAAPHEGVARVDFGHTLKPQEITLAFDYTAPLNLQLQGLYKVSHEGQPYAMTQMEPISARYAFPGFDQPDYKTPFDLTLTIPDSEKAVANTGEVSEKPAGKGWKMITFAKTRPLPTYLVAFGVGPWDIVAGPDISHDAYRSEPLKLRGVAAKGEGHRMQHVLSETPSIIHTLENYYGFGYPFGKLDLLAAPDFAAGAMENPGLVTFRDWLLLLDPDSPAQYVRGSFNVTAHELAHQWTGDTVTTKWWNDIWLNEAFATWMQQKVTMAVHPEYRADLDRIRGAQGAMNNDSLVSARKIRQPITGNGDIMTAFDGITYQKGAAVLGMFEHYVTPAVFQKGMRAYIQDHKFGNATADDLVDSIARAADKGEAFKDAFKSFLNQSGVPYVQTKLEQKDGQTILLLSQSRYLPVGSTGDSHRVWGVPVCVRYGVPGGSKVSCEMLDKAEGSMVLAGASTPTWVMPNADAQGYYRFGMTKAGLAALGKQIGSLADTEQLAYADAVGASFRHGDIDAADALAALKPLAASKTDEVATAPLNTFGWIWRHLADTDAQRTKLAAWAKDAYLPRLEALGYQRKPGEADGDSLMRSTLADFLGMDVKLPAVRAELLKQGDAVMKRKPDGSLDYAAADPDLLGVALGVAAQEHGKPVVDALIDTLPKTSDPATRNAILAGLASVEDPALVEQIRDFALSKAVKVGEMAALLRGGRDTAAGRDAMWQWSTAHYDQILARTGSFAGGRLPSLMGGNGCSQAEADRLQAFFKDRLDQAPGAARGLAQTSESTLLCAALKKKQDASAIMR; encoded by the coding sequence ATGCGCCTCCTCCGCCCGCTCCTGTTCACCGCCCTCGCCGCCAGTTGCAGCGCCGCGTTCGCTGCCGGCGGCGACGCCGTGCCGCATGGCCTGCTGCCCACCTGGGCGGTGCCGCAGTCGTACCAGCTCGCCTTCAAGGTCGATCCGCACCAGAAGGACTTCTCCGGCCACACCGTGATCAAGGTCAAGCTGACCCAGGCCTCCGACCACGTCTGGCTGCACGGCGCCGACCTCACCGTGTCGAAGGTCCGCCTGACCGACGCCGCCGGCAAGACCACGATGGCGAAGTACGTGGCGGCCGCGCCGCACGAGGGTGTGGCCCGCGTCGACTTCGGCCACACGTTGAAGCCGCAGGAGATCACCCTCGCGTTCGACTACACCGCGCCGCTGAACCTGCAGCTGCAGGGCCTGTACAAGGTCAGCCACGAGGGCCAGCCGTACGCGATGACCCAGATGGAACCGATCAGCGCGCGCTACGCCTTCCCCGGCTTCGACCAGCCCGACTACAAGACCCCGTTCGACCTCACCCTGACCATTCCCGACAGCGAGAAGGCGGTGGCCAACACCGGCGAGGTGAGCGAGAAGCCGGCGGGCAAGGGCTGGAAGATGATCACCTTCGCCAAGACCCGGCCGCTGCCGACCTACCTGGTCGCGTTCGGCGTCGGTCCGTGGGACATCGTGGCCGGCCCGGACATCTCCCACGACGCGTACCGCAGCGAGCCGTTGAAGCTGCGCGGCGTGGCCGCCAAGGGCGAGGGCCACCGCATGCAGCACGTGCTCAGCGAGACGCCGAGCATCATCCACACGCTGGAGAACTACTACGGCTTCGGCTACCCGTTCGGCAAGCTCGACCTGCTCGCCGCGCCGGACTTCGCCGCCGGTGCGATGGAGAACCCGGGCCTGGTCACCTTCCGCGACTGGCTGCTGCTGCTCGATCCGGATTCGCCGGCGCAGTACGTGCGCGGCTCGTTCAACGTCACCGCGCACGAGCTGGCCCACCAGTGGACCGGCGACACCGTCACCACCAAATGGTGGAACGACATCTGGCTCAACGAGGCCTTCGCCACCTGGATGCAGCAGAAGGTCACCATGGCCGTGCATCCGGAATACCGCGCCGATCTGGACCGCATCCGCGGCGCGCAGGGCGCGATGAACAATGACAGCCTGGTCAGCGCGCGCAAGATCCGCCAGCCGATTACCGGCAACGGCGACATCATGACTGCGTTCGACGGCATCACCTACCAGAAGGGTGCGGCGGTGCTCGGCATGTTCGAGCACTACGTGACGCCGGCCGTGTTCCAGAAGGGCATGCGCGCGTACATCCAGGACCACAAGTTCGGCAACGCCACCGCCGATGACCTGGTCGACTCGATCGCCCGCGCCGCCGACAAGGGCGAGGCGTTCAAGGACGCGTTCAAGAGCTTCCTCAACCAGTCCGGTGTGCCGTACGTGCAGACCAAGCTGGAGCAGAAGGACGGCCAGACCATCCTGCTCCTGAGCCAGAGCCGCTACCTGCCAGTCGGTTCCACCGGCGACAGCCACCGCGTGTGGGGCGTGCCGGTGTGCGTGCGCTACGGAGTCCCCGGCGGCAGCAAGGTGAGCTGCGAGATGCTGGACAAGGCCGAGGGTTCGATGGTGCTGGCCGGTGCCAGCACGCCGACCTGGGTGATGCCCAATGCCGACGCGCAGGGCTACTACCGCTTCGGCATGACCAAGGCGGGCCTCGCCGCGCTGGGCAAGCAGATCGGTTCGCTGGCCGACACCGAGCAGCTGGCCTACGCCGACGCGGTGGGCGCCAGCTTCCGCCACGGCGACATCGACGCGGCCGATGCGCTGGCGGCGCTCAAGCCGCTGGCCGCCTCGAAGACCGACGAGGTGGCCACCGCGCCGCTGAACACCTTCGGCTGGATCTGGCGCCACCTCGCCGACACCGACGCCCAGCGCACGAAGCTCGCCGCCTGGGCGAAGGACGCCTACCTGCCGCGGCTCGAGGCGCTGGGTTACCAGCGCAAGCCGGGCGAGGCCGACGGCGATTCGCTGATGCGCAGCACCCTGGCCGACTTCCTCGGCATGGACGTGAAGCTGCCCGCGGTGCGCGCCGAACTGCTCAAGCAGGGGGACGCGGTGATGAAGCGCAAGCCGGACGGCAGCCTCGACTACGCCGCCGCCGATCCGGACCTGCTCGGCGTGGCGCTGGGCGTGGCCGCGCAGGAGCACGGCAAGCCGGTGGTCGACGCGCTGATCGACACCCTGCCGAAGACCAGCGATCCGGCCACCCGCAACGCGATCCTCGCCGGCCTGGCCAGCGTGGAGGATCCGGCCCTGGTCGAGCAGATCCGCGACTTCGCGCTGAGCAAAGCGGTGAAAGTCGGCGAGATGGCGGCGTTGCTGCGCGGCGGCCGCGACACCGCGGCCGGGCGCGACGCGATGTGGCAGTGGTCGACCGCGCACTACGACCAGATCCTCGCCCGCACCGGCAGCTTTGCCGGCGGCCGCCTGCCCAGCCTGATGGGTGGCAATGGCTGCTCGCAGGCCGAGGCCGACCGCCTGCAGGCGTTCTTCAAGGACCGGTTGGACCAGGCGCCGGGAGCGGCCCGCGGCCTGGCACAGACCTCGGAATCCACGTTGCTGTGCGCTGCGTTGAAGAAGAAGCAGGACGCCTCGGCGATCATGCGCTGA
- a CDS encoding alpha/beta hydrolase: protein MPRSPASFRATARPLRAAARPAGRTLLAMMATGLLAGCQATLFAGLNATARSNGVVATRDIVYDARHRLALDVYRPADAHGAPVVVFFHGGSWKSGKRQWYRWVGEALARRGLVVVIPDYRLWPRVRLAGFMQDAAHATAWAQAHAAGYGGDPAALFVMGHSAGAHIGALLSTDDRWLRAVGMQPAQLRGFIGLAGPYDFLPLTDPDFIDMFGTTHAAQLSSQPVHFVDGDEPPMLLLQGTSDRIVQPRNARSLGAAMARAGETAELRLYPDIGHFAILFAMSRPLRGKAPVLEDVAGFIRSRAEPAATTAMNACATVR from the coding sequence ATGCCACGTTCCCCCGCTTCTTTCCGCGCCACCGCCAGGCCGCTCCGCGCAGCGGCACGTCCGGCCGGCCGCACCCTGCTCGCGATGATGGCGACCGGCCTGCTGGCCGGCTGCCAGGCCACGCTGTTCGCCGGGCTCAATGCCACCGCGCGGAGCAACGGCGTGGTCGCCACACGAGACATCGTCTACGACGCACGCCACCGGCTCGCGCTGGACGTGTACCGCCCGGCCGACGCCCACGGTGCCCCGGTGGTGGTGTTCTTCCACGGCGGCAGCTGGAAATCCGGCAAGCGCCAGTGGTACCGATGGGTCGGCGAGGCGCTGGCCCGGCGCGGCCTGGTGGTGGTGATTCCGGACTACCGGCTGTGGCCGCGGGTGCGGCTGGCCGGGTTCATGCAGGACGCGGCGCACGCCACGGCCTGGGCGCAGGCGCACGCGGCCGGCTACGGCGGCGATCCGGCAGCGCTGTTCGTGATGGGCCACTCGGCCGGCGCACACATCGGCGCCCTGCTGTCCACCGACGACCGCTGGCTGCGCGCGGTCGGCATGCAGCCGGCGCAGTTGCGGGGCTTCATCGGCCTGGCCGGCCCCTACGACTTCCTGCCGCTGACCGACCCGGATTTCATCGACATGTTCGGTACCACCCATGCGGCGCAACTCAGCTCGCAGCCGGTGCACTTCGTCGACGGCGACGAGCCGCCAATGCTCCTGCTGCAGGGAACCTCCGACCGCATCGTGCAGCCGCGCAACGCGCGCTCGCTGGGGGCGGCGATGGCCCGCGCCGGCGAGACGGCGGAGCTGAGGCTGTACCCGGACATCGGCCACTTCGCGATCCTGTTCGCGATGTCGCGACCGCTGCGCGGCAAGGCGCCGGTGCTGGAGGACGTGGCTGGCTTCATCCGCAGCCGGGCCGAACCGGCCGCCACCACGGCGATGAACGCCTGCGCCACAGTGCGCTGA
- a CDS encoding SapC family protein: MAEVFFYERPVPLNRTAHKDLRLKGVPSLKFAANVHSVPLTGVEFPAAARDMPILFAGTDVKEAGPMALLGLRQNENLFVDANGQWIPGAYVPAFIRRYPFILAEKPKDQEGDDFTVFLDEAYEGFSSEEGERLFKEDGTDAEMLTNAVNFLGEFQQHVARTHWFMDQLRKHDLLEPRNIRLEKDGKTINLNGLFVVNEEKLRQLDEKTAHEFLKDGTLGWIYAHLLSLANIDRVSARLNDREQTEAPTGSTAVN; this comes from the coding sequence GTGGCAGAAGTCTTTTTCTACGAGCGCCCCGTGCCGCTCAACCGCACCGCCCACAAGGACCTGCGCCTGAAGGGCGTGCCGAGCCTGAAGTTCGCGGCCAACGTGCATTCGGTGCCGCTGACCGGCGTCGAGTTTCCCGCCGCAGCCCGCGACATGCCGATCCTGTTCGCCGGCACCGACGTCAAGGAAGCCGGTCCGATGGCCCTGCTTGGCCTGCGCCAGAACGAGAACCTGTTCGTCGACGCGAACGGCCAGTGGATCCCGGGCGCCTACGTGCCGGCCTTCATCCGCCGCTATCCGTTCATCCTGGCGGAGAAGCCGAAAGACCAGGAAGGCGACGATTTCACCGTGTTCCTGGACGAGGCCTATGAAGGCTTCAGCAGTGAAGAGGGCGAGCGCCTGTTCAAGGAAGACGGCACCGATGCGGAGATGCTGACCAACGCCGTGAACTTCCTCGGCGAGTTCCAGCAGCATGTCGCCCGCACGCACTGGTTCATGGACCAGCTGCGCAAGCACGACCTGCTCGAGCCGCGCAACATCCGGCTGGAGAAGGACGGCAAGACGATCAACCTCAATGGCCTGTTCGTGGTCAACGAGGAAAAGCTGCGCCAGCTCGACGAGAAGACCGCGCACGAGTTCCTGAAGGACGGCACGCTGGGCTGGATCTACGCCCACCTGTTGTCGCTGGCCAACATCGATCGCGTGTCGGCCCGCCTGAACGACCGTGAACAGACCGAGGCGCCGACCGGCAGCACTGCAGTCAACTGA
- a CDS encoding adenine phosphoribosyltransferase, with protein MTDFASLVHAVPDFPKPGIVFRDITPLLANAGAFARCIDALAEPWLGQGVQAVCGIESRGFIFGAALAQKLKAGFVPLRKPGKLPPPVTGVDYELEYGHDRLEARSGALRPGERTLIVDDVLATGGTLAAARALVVELGAELVGAAVVIELDALDGRARWDRVTPLHSLLHY; from the coding sequence TGGCATCGTATTCCGCGACATCACGCCCTTGCTCGCCAATGCCGGTGCATTCGCCCGCTGCATCGATGCGCTGGCCGAGCCGTGGCTGGGGCAGGGCGTGCAGGCGGTGTGCGGGATCGAGTCGCGCGGTTTCATCTTCGGCGCGGCGCTGGCGCAGAAGCTCAAGGCCGGCTTCGTGCCGCTGCGCAAGCCGGGCAAGCTGCCGCCGCCGGTCACCGGCGTGGACTACGAGCTGGAATACGGCCACGACCGGCTGGAGGCACGCAGCGGCGCACTGCGTCCGGGCGAGCGCACGCTGATCGTCGACGACGTGCTCGCCACCGGCGGCACGCTGGCCGCGGCGCGGGCGCTGGTGGTCGAGCTGGGCGCCGAGTTGGTCGGTGCCGCGGTGGTGATCGAGCTGGACGCGCTGGACGGGCGCGCACGCTGGGATCGCGTGACGCCGCTGCACAGCCTTTTGCATTACTGA